In Pleuronectes platessa chromosome 5, fPlePla1.1, whole genome shotgun sequence, a single genomic region encodes these proteins:
- the tp53i13 gene encoding uncharacterized protein tp53i13 isoform X2 → MMCMNKPICYNHTIPNSGAYRPVRAESGEYVYCPPHRWLNNLHQGATVLLYHPCAPLHERHFLSVLASSCLSEYIITPHPHLNQHMPIALVSWGRTLELSTVASSDVCDWLDTLTTTGNELNGVNHFRKYDLLLARPAKLHRLQHTHPEEHSTRMKDSVRQCCEQTISSLLNEAVEAELESNRRNDSLTKKEKEEKSRQIRAVMRKTQPAYETGDIQNNNTTLGPSEESPGNRTRADPPGPSEAPPQSNIQNLNQSLTSGQVTDSLELKTSDSQKSLITIQKVTLQLTSKDSEARNTKPSAQTEVLSDVVNSEDKLSARPEALDLSPKDEGKDSAEHSRRENNSKEKSYIAAEGKLKSNEVVDVKERELVHKQTHTHPHSHHKSENNGVDSVSKSQPASPPLPDSHDCASCKAGERCDCSKASAADVQPTIISKGLPRTPRTDDAVWAAAALGFLLVLLTLSVLHTRLYRHWRTTPSLYWRDPRQDYDSVADIIRRRLRNAKRRRKRGRRKECVLLPSSSSSDEVA, encoded by the exons ATGATGTGTATGAACAAACCCATCTGCTACAATCACACCATTCCCAACAG TGGAGCGTACAGACCAGTCAGGGCAGAGAGTGGAGAGTACGTGTACTGTCCTCCTCACAGGTGGCTCAACAACTTGCAT CAAGGAGCTACTGTGTTGCTCTACCACCCCTGTGCTCCTCTCCACGAGCGTCACTTTCTTTCAGTCCTGGCCAGCTCCTGTTTGTCAGAATACATCATTACACCACATCCACACCTCAATCAACACATG CCAATTGCCTTGGTGTCCTGGGGTCGCACTTTGGAGCTGTCTACTGTGGCCTCTTCAGAcgtctgtgattggctggatACCCTGACAACCACAGGAAATGAGTTGAATGGTGTGAACCACTTCAGGAAGTACGACCTGCTGCTAGCCCGGCCGGCAAAGCTGCACcggctgcaacacacacatccagaggAACATTCAACACGGATGAAG GACTCTGTGAGGCAGTGCTGTGAGCAGACCATCTCTTCTCTGCTAAATGAAGCAGTGGAGGCAGAGCTGGAATCCAACAGGAGGAACGACAGCTtgacaaaaaaggaaaaggaagagaaaagcCGACAAATAAGAGCTGTTATGAGAAAAACACAGCCGGCCTATGAGACAGGGGACATCCAGAACAACAACACCACACTAGGACCATCTGAGGAATCTCCAGGGAACAGAACTCGTGCAGATCCTCCTGGTCCAAGTGAAGCTCCTCCTCAATCCAACATCCAGAATCTGAATCAGAGCCTTACATCCGGGCAGGTGACGGATTCTTTAGAATTGAAGACTTCAGATTCTCAGAAAAGCTTGATAACGATACAGAAAGTAACACTGCAGCTCACATCTAAAGACTCTGAAGCCAGAAACACAAAACCCTCAGCTCAAACAGAGGTTCTCTCAGATGTTGTGAACAGTGAAGACAAACTCTCTGCAAGGCCTGAGGCACTGGACCTCAGTCCCAAAGATGAAGGTAAAGACTCTGCTgagcacagcaggagagagaataACTCTAAAGAGAAAAGTTATATCGCAGCAGAAGGAAAGTTGAAGAGCAATGAAGTAGTAGATGTAAAAGAAAGAGAGCTGGTGCataagcaaacacacacccacccacactctcaccacaaaagtgaaaacaacGGCGTCGATTCCGTTTCCAAATCCCAGCCAGCGTCTCCACCCCTGCCGGACAGCCACGACTGTGCCAGCTGCAAGGCAGGCGAACGCTGCGACTGCAGCAAGGCCTCAGCAGCTGACGTCCAACCCACCATCATCAGCAAGGGGTTGCCAAGGACCCCCAGGACGGATGATGCTGTCTGGGCGGCAGCAGCACTGGGTTTCCTATTGGTTCTCCTGACGCTGTCCGTGCTTCACACTCGCCTGTACCGCCACTGGAGGACCACACCTAGTCTTTACTGGCGTGATCCCCGGCAGGACTACGACAGTGTGGCGG ATATCATCCGCAGGAGGTTGAGGAATGCTAAGCGGAGGCGGAAAAGGGGCAGAAGAAAGGAGTGCGTTCTCCTGccgagctcctccagctcagatGAAGTTGCGTAG
- the tp53i13 gene encoding uncharacterized protein tp53i13 isoform X1, whose protein sequence is MWGRETSRPLTVMVLAALCVSVGRCGASQSPGPGCDNGKLSLDRDLPAASLHWDCPVSTWTEPIQRRPSIDTVYDPEPARMMCMNKPICYNHTIPNSGAYRPVRAESGEYVYCPPHRWLNNLHQGATVLLYHPCAPLHERHFLSVLASSCLSEYIITPHPHLNQHMPIALVSWGRTLELSTVASSDVCDWLDTLTTTGNELNGVNHFRKYDLLLARPAKLHRLQHTHPEEHSTRMKDSVRQCCEQTISSLLNEAVEAELESNRRNDSLTKKEKEEKSRQIRAVMRKTQPAYETGDIQNNNTTLGPSEESPGNRTRADPPGPSEAPPQSNIQNLNQSLTSGQVTDSLELKTSDSQKSLITIQKVTLQLTSKDSEARNTKPSAQTEVLSDVVNSEDKLSARPEALDLSPKDEGKDSAEHSRRENNSKEKSYIAAEGKLKSNEVVDVKERELVHKQTHTHPHSHHKSENNGVDSVSKSQPASPPLPDSHDCASCKAGERCDCSKASAADVQPTIISKGLPRTPRTDDAVWAAAALGFLLVLLTLSVLHTRLYRHWRTTPSLYWRDPRQDYDSVADIIRRRLRNAKRRRKRGRRKECVLLPSSSSSDEVA, encoded by the exons ATGTGGGGCCGAGAGACGTCCCGGCCGCTGACAGTGATGGTCCTGGCCgcgctgtgtgtcagtgtgggtcGGTGCGGTGCCTCCCAGTCTCCGGGGCCAGGATGTGACAATGGAAAG ctctCATTGGACAGGGACCTGCCTGCAGCCTCTCTTCATTGGGACTGCCCAGTGTCTACCTGGACAGAGCCTATTCAG AGGCGTCCCAGTATTGACACAGTGTATGATCCTGAG CCAGCCAGGATGATGTGTATGAACAAACCCATCTGCTACAATCACACCATTCCCAACAG TGGAGCGTACAGACCAGTCAGGGCAGAGAGTGGAGAGTACGTGTACTGTCCTCCTCACAGGTGGCTCAACAACTTGCAT CAAGGAGCTACTGTGTTGCTCTACCACCCCTGTGCTCCTCTCCACGAGCGTCACTTTCTTTCAGTCCTGGCCAGCTCCTGTTTGTCAGAATACATCATTACACCACATCCACACCTCAATCAACACATG CCAATTGCCTTGGTGTCCTGGGGTCGCACTTTGGAGCTGTCTACTGTGGCCTCTTCAGAcgtctgtgattggctggatACCCTGACAACCACAGGAAATGAGTTGAATGGTGTGAACCACTTCAGGAAGTACGACCTGCTGCTAGCCCGGCCGGCAAAGCTGCACcggctgcaacacacacatccagaggAACATTCAACACGGATGAAG GACTCTGTGAGGCAGTGCTGTGAGCAGACCATCTCTTCTCTGCTAAATGAAGCAGTGGAGGCAGAGCTGGAATCCAACAGGAGGAACGACAGCTtgacaaaaaaggaaaaggaagagaaaagcCGACAAATAAGAGCTGTTATGAGAAAAACACAGCCGGCCTATGAGACAGGGGACATCCAGAACAACAACACCACACTAGGACCATCTGAGGAATCTCCAGGGAACAGAACTCGTGCAGATCCTCCTGGTCCAAGTGAAGCTCCTCCTCAATCCAACATCCAGAATCTGAATCAGAGCCTTACATCCGGGCAGGTGACGGATTCTTTAGAATTGAAGACTTCAGATTCTCAGAAAAGCTTGATAACGATACAGAAAGTAACACTGCAGCTCACATCTAAAGACTCTGAAGCCAGAAACACAAAACCCTCAGCTCAAACAGAGGTTCTCTCAGATGTTGTGAACAGTGAAGACAAACTCTCTGCAAGGCCTGAGGCACTGGACCTCAGTCCCAAAGATGAAGGTAAAGACTCTGCTgagcacagcaggagagagaataACTCTAAAGAGAAAAGTTATATCGCAGCAGAAGGAAAGTTGAAGAGCAATGAAGTAGTAGATGTAAAAGAAAGAGAGCTGGTGCataagcaaacacacacccacccacactctcaccacaaaagtgaaaacaacGGCGTCGATTCCGTTTCCAAATCCCAGCCAGCGTCTCCACCCCTGCCGGACAGCCACGACTGTGCCAGCTGCAAGGCAGGCGAACGCTGCGACTGCAGCAAGGCCTCAGCAGCTGACGTCCAACCCACCATCATCAGCAAGGGGTTGCCAAGGACCCCCAGGACGGATGATGCTGTCTGGGCGGCAGCAGCACTGGGTTTCCTATTGGTTCTCCTGACGCTGTCCGTGCTTCACACTCGCCTGTACCGCCACTGGAGGACCACACCTAGTCTTTACTGGCGTGATCCCCGGCAGGACTACGACAGTGTGGCGG ATATCATCCGCAGGAGGTTGAGGAATGCTAAGCGGAGGCGGAAAAGGGGCAGAAGAAAGGAGTGCGTTCTCCTGccgagctcctccagctcagatGAAGTTGCGTAG